A single window of Halobacterium jilantaiense DNA harbors:
- a CDS encoding AAA family ATPase, producing MRVIGTVGMPGSGKSEAATVAEEAGVPVLIMGDVIRQECRDRGLDPAQHHGRIAQALREENGPGAIAQRSLPIIEDHLADSDTVLVDGIRSDVEVETFREAFGEDFTLVHVFAPRELRRERIESRDRPGDTDGESLEAREERERGFGMDDAIDLADVRIENTGTLAEFHESFRELLTGDDSEGEEEEAATGVNGGD from the coding sequence ATGAGAGTCATCGGGACCGTGGGGATGCCGGGCTCCGGGAAGAGCGAGGCCGCGACGGTGGCCGAGGAGGCCGGTGTGCCCGTCCTCATCATGGGCGACGTGATTCGCCAGGAGTGCCGGGACCGGGGGCTGGACCCGGCCCAGCACCACGGCCGCATCGCGCAGGCGCTCCGGGAGGAGAACGGTCCGGGTGCCATCGCACAGCGGTCGCTGCCCATCATCGAGGACCACCTCGCGGACAGCGACACAGTGCTGGTGGACGGCATCCGGTCGGACGTCGAAGTGGAGACGTTCCGCGAGGCGTTCGGCGAGGACTTCACGCTCGTCCACGTGTTCGCGCCCCGGGAACTGCGGCGGGAGCGCATCGAGAGCCGGGACCGGCCGGGCGACACCGACGGGGAGTCCCTCGAAGCGCGCGAGGAGCGCGAGCGCGGCTTCGGGATGGACGACGCCATCGACCTGGCGGACGTCCGAATCGAGAACACGGGCACGCTCGCCGAGTTCCACGAGTCGTTCCGGGAGCTGCTGACGGGCGACGACTCCGAAGGCGAGGAGGAAGAGGCGGCGACGGGGGTGAACGGCGGTGACTGA
- a CDS encoding RNA-binding domain-containing protein: MTDAYSVDVRVTAPVNPTELEDRVADAIQTLFPGAEVETQGSRVVAETHTVEDFRERLFEQRILDTARKQFAANQTEDGFSFDLKKQAAFNGTVNFAVGNPDELGDLHVEVTVREPAVDQFVDYLAPKTEDGEPLEEP; this comes from the coding sequence GTGACTGACGCGTACAGCGTGGACGTGCGGGTGACGGCACCCGTCAACCCGACCGAACTCGAGGACCGGGTGGCGGACGCCATCCAGACGCTGTTCCCGGGTGCCGAGGTCGAGACCCAGGGCAGCCGTGTCGTCGCGGAGACGCACACGGTCGAGGACTTCCGCGAGCGGCTCTTCGAGCAGCGCATCCTCGACACGGCCCGCAAGCAGTTCGCGGCGAACCAGACCGAGGACGGCTTCAGCTTCGACCTGAAGAAGCAGGCGGCGTTCAACGGCACCGTGAACTTCGCCGTCGGGAACCCCGACGAACTCGGCGACCTCCACGTCGAGGTGACGGTCCGGGAGCCCGCGGTCGACCAGTTCGTGGACTACCTCGCGCCGAAGACCGAGGACGGCGAGCCACTCGAAGAGCCCTAG
- a CDS encoding magnesium transporter, translated as MRREWTVAAITRATLPVLLALTVVEVGSGLVLGSFEATLLQYPSLLVLVPVTIGTAGNLGSILASRLSTAFHLGTLSFDPSDDELSGNVVATVTLAVTLFPVVGAGAWLLAVVTGGAALAPGTVVAVAALSGACLAVLAVVITLTATYAAYRFELDPDDIVIPVVTNACDVLGVLVLFGAVELLV; from the coding sequence GTGCGGCGCGAGTGGACCGTCGCCGCCATCACGCGGGCCACGCTCCCCGTCCTGCTCGCGCTCACCGTCGTGGAGGTCGGCAGCGGCCTCGTCCTCGGGAGCTTCGAGGCGACGCTGCTCCAGTACCCCTCGCTGCTGGTGCTCGTGCCGGTGACCATCGGGACCGCCGGGAACCTCGGCAGCATCCTCGCCTCGCGGCTGTCGACGGCGTTCCACCTCGGCACGCTCTCGTTCGACCCCAGCGACGACGAACTCTCCGGGAACGTCGTCGCGACGGTCACGCTCGCCGTGACGCTGTTCCCCGTCGTCGGCGCGGGCGCGTGGCTGCTCGCGGTCGTCACGGGCGGCGCAGCGCTCGCACCCGGGACGGTCGTCGCGGTCGCCGCGCTCTCGGGGGCGTGCTTAGCCGTGCTGGCCGTCGTAATCACGCTCACTGCCACCTACGCCGCCTACCGATTCGAACTCGACCCCGACGACATCGTCATCCCCGTCGTCACGAACGCCTGCGACGTGCTCGGGGTGCTCGTGCTGTTCGGTGCCGTCGAACTGCTCGTGTGA
- a CDS encoding magnesium transporter, which yields MSVRSVAVDAYREAAPALAASVVGGLFAGAVLGGMRAQLRAVEGLLVLVPALLATRGNVYGAFGARLATGLHQGVVEPRVDTGDRRLRAAVAAAMSNGLLASGFAAVVAYVVLAVLARPVAGLGTLVAIALVAGLLSGVALTGAVVAVVFAGYRRGHNPDTLVGPLVTTTGDVFGLAFLVLAVRVVVGGV from the coding sequence ATGAGCGTTCGCTCCGTCGCCGTCGACGCCTACCGGGAGGCGGCTCCGGCGCTGGCGGCGAGCGTCGTCGGCGGCCTGTTCGCCGGGGCCGTGCTCGGCGGGATGCGCGCCCAGCTCCGAGCCGTCGAGGGCTTGCTCGTGCTGGTACCGGCGCTGCTGGCGACCCGCGGGAACGTCTACGGCGCGTTCGGCGCGCGGCTCGCCACCGGCCTCCACCAGGGGGTCGTCGAGCCCCGCGTGGACACCGGCGACCGGCGGCTGCGGGCGGCGGTGGCGGCCGCGATGAGCAACGGCCTGCTCGCGAGCGGGTTCGCCGCCGTCGTCGCGTACGTCGTCCTCGCCGTGCTCGCCCGTCCGGTCGCGGGCCTCGGGACGCTGGTCGCCATCGCGCTCGTCGCGGGGCTGCTGTCTGGCGTCGCGCTGACCGGCGCGGTGGTCGCCGTGGTGTTCGCGGGCTACCGGCGCGGCCACAACCCGGACACGCTCGTCGGCCCGCTCGTGACGACGACGGGCGACGTGTTCGGGCTGGCGTTCCTCGTGCTCGCGGTGCGCGTCGTCGTGGGGGGAGTCTGA